In Pseudomonadota bacterium, the genomic window GTCGGCACGGTCTTGAAGGTCTGGCGCAAGAGGAAGATGCCGAAGGCCGACGCCATATAGGGAAGCCCGATGGCGAGCACGGTGTCGACCAGGCCAAGCCAGCGCATGGTGCGGTAGTTCTCGACGATGAGCACGTCCGGCATGATCATGAGCTGCACCAGGACCAGCGCGAACATCACCTCACGGCCGAAGAAGGCGAAGCGGGCGAAGGCATAGGCCGCCAAGGTGCAGAGCACCAGCTGGCCCGCGAGCACGCTGGTCACCAATAGGAAGCTATTGAGGAAGTAGCGCGCGAAGGGTGCCGCCTCCCAGGCGTTGGCGAAATTCTCCAAGGTGAGCGGTGCTGAGAGATCGAAATGGGCGGCGTACTGCCCGGGGTGGAAGGCGGTCCACACGGCATAGACCAGCGGCAATGCCCAGATGAGCGCCAAGAGCCAGGCGCCCAGCGTCTCGAACGCGTGGGCGAGACCGCGCTCCTGAACGATGCCGGTCATCGGTAGTGCACGCGGCGATCGAGGGTGAAGAATTGGCCCAGCGCCAGAACCGCGAGGATGGCGAGCAGCACCACGGTCAGGGCGGCGCCGTAGCCGGTGTCGAGATAGCGGAAGGCGACCTGGTAGATATAGAAGAGCAGGAGCGAGGTCGCGTTGTCGGGGCCGCCCCTCGTCATCACCACGACATGGTCGACCAGGCGGAAGG contains:
- a CDS encoding carbohydrate ABC transporter permease, producing the protein MTGIVQERGLAHAFETLGAWLLALIWALPLVYAVWTAFHPGQYAAHFDLSAPLTLENFANAWEAAPFARYFLNSFLLVTSVLAGQLVLCTLAAYAFARFAFFGREVMFALVLVQLMIMPDVLIVENYRTMRWLGLVDTVLAIGLPYMASAFGIFLLRQTFKTVPTELDEAARVEGASFLGLLWRVYVPLAKPVYIAYGLVSVSYHWNNFLWPLIITNSVTTRPVTVGLSVFAMVDQGIDWSIITAATLLTAAPLLIAFLLFQRQFVQSFMRAGIR